In one Vulgatibacter incomptus genomic region, the following are encoded:
- the guaB gene encoding IMP dehydrogenase: MLDPNKIQEALTFDDVLLVPGESDVMPREVETTSRLTRGLQLNIPLVSSAMDTVTESRTAIAMAQQGGIGVIHKNLSIADQALEVMKVKKFESGMVVDPVTIEPDAPLHRAVALMRENDISGIPVTKAGHLVGILTNRDLRFERNLEQPVEKVMTRELVTAREGITQDEAKVLLHEHRIEKLLVVDEERRLVGLITIKDIEKTQRHPNSSKDAFGRLLAAAAVGVGPDREERIHALVQAGVDLVVIDTAHGHSRNVIEAVRETRKLFPDIQLVAGNVATGEAAKALVQAGVDGVKVGVGPGSICTTRIVAGVGVPQLTAIYEAAKACAEADVPVIADGGIKYSGDVVKALAAGANTVMIGSLFGGCEEAPGEVILFQGRSYKQYRGMGSVGAMKAGSKDRYFQGDVEEEIKLVPEGIEGRVPYKGPIAMIIHQLMGGLRAGMGYVGCRNIEELRTKPRFVRMSSAGLRESHVHDVIVTHEAPNYRRD, translated from the coding sequence GTGCTGGACCCCAACAAGATTCAGGAAGCCCTCACGTTCGACGACGTCCTGCTCGTTCCAGGCGAAAGCGACGTGATGCCGCGCGAGGTGGAGACGACGAGTCGCCTCACCCGCGGTCTCCAGCTCAACATCCCGCTCGTCTCCTCGGCGATGGACACGGTGACCGAGTCCCGTACGGCCATCGCCATGGCGCAGCAGGGCGGGATCGGCGTCATCCACAAGAACCTCTCGATCGCCGATCAGGCCCTCGAGGTGATGAAGGTCAAGAAGTTCGAGTCCGGGATGGTCGTCGACCCCGTGACCATCGAGCCGGACGCGCCGCTGCACCGGGCCGTCGCCCTGATGCGGGAGAACGACATCTCTGGCATCCCCGTGACCAAGGCCGGCCACCTCGTCGGCATCCTCACCAACCGCGACCTCCGCTTCGAGCGCAACCTCGAGCAGCCGGTCGAGAAGGTGATGACCCGCGAGCTGGTCACCGCCCGCGAAGGGATCACCCAGGACGAGGCGAAGGTGCTCCTCCACGAGCACCGCATCGAGAAGCTGCTCGTCGTGGACGAGGAGCGGCGCCTGGTCGGCCTGATCACGATCAAGGACATCGAGAAGACGCAGCGGCACCCGAACTCCAGCAAGGACGCCTTCGGGCGCCTCCTGGCCGCCGCCGCCGTCGGCGTGGGGCCGGACCGCGAGGAGCGGATCCACGCCCTCGTCCAGGCCGGCGTCGACCTCGTGGTGATCGACACCGCCCACGGCCACTCCCGCAACGTGATCGAGGCCGTTCGCGAGACCCGCAAGCTCTTCCCCGACATCCAGCTCGTCGCCGGCAACGTCGCCACGGGCGAGGCCGCCAAGGCCCTCGTCCAGGCGGGCGTCGACGGCGTCAAGGTGGGCGTCGGCCCGGGCTCCATCTGCACCACCCGCATCGTCGCTGGTGTCGGCGTGCCCCAGCTCACCGCGATCTACGAGGCGGCCAAGGCCTGCGCCGAAGCCGACGTCCCCGTGATCGCCGACGGCGGCATCAAGTACTCCGGCGACGTGGTGAAGGCCCTGGCCGCCGGCGCGAACACCGTGATGATCGGCTCGCTCTTCGGCGGCTGCGAGGAGGCGCCCGGCGAGGTGATCCTCTTCCAGGGCCGCTCCTACAAGCAGTACCGCGGCATGGGCAGCGTCGGCGCCATGAAGGCGGGCAGCAAGGATCGCTACTTCCAGGGTGACGTGGAAGAGGAGATCAAGCTCGTCCCCGAGGGCATCGAGGGCCGCGTCCCGTACAAGGGGCCCATCGCGATGATCATCCACCAGCTCATGGGCGGGCTTCGCGCCGGCATGGGCTACGTGGGCTGCCGCAACATCGAGGAGCTCCGCACCAAGCCCCGCTTCGTGCGGATGAGCTCCGCGGGCCTCCGCGAGAGCCACGTCCACGACGTGATCGTGACCCACGAGGCGCCGAACTACCGCCGAGACTGA
- the guaA gene encoding glutamine-hydrolyzing GMP synthase has translation MSDIHAEKILILDFGSQYTQLIARRVREMHVYCEILPCTTSEESIRNFAPKGIILSGGPASVETVGSPVAPQVVFDLGVPLLGICYGLQYLAKALGGRVGRAPQREYGRAPVKIEAASPLFEGFDVGESCDVWMSHGDRVEELPPGFRAIAASPSSPLAAVAHVEKPIFGVQFHPEVHHSARGKEILQNFLRISGCTGQWNMASFSKTLVEQIRAQVGSGKVICALSGGVDSAVTALLIHKAIGDQLHCIFVDHGLLRKGEREQVREVFQDRFHVPLEVIDARARFLGKLDGVTDPERKRKIIGHEFIEVFDEAAKRVGDAKFLAQGTVYPDVIESISFKGPSATIKSHHNVGGLPEKMNLALVEPLRELFKDEVRELGRELGMPEHIVNRQPFPGPGLAIRCLGGLTDERLETLREADAIVREEVAAAGLHDRIWQAFAVLLPVRSVGVMGDERTYDETCAIRAVDSVDAMTADWSRLPHELLAKMSTRICNEVKGINRVVYDISSKPPATIEWE, from the coding sequence ATGAGCGACATCCACGCCGAGAAGATCCTGATCCTCGACTTTGGCAGCCAGTACACGCAGCTCATCGCGCGGCGCGTCCGCGAGATGCACGTCTACTGCGAGATCCTGCCTTGCACCACGAGTGAGGAGTCCATTCGCAACTTCGCGCCGAAGGGGATCATCCTCTCCGGTGGCCCCGCCTCGGTGGAGACCGTCGGCAGCCCGGTGGCGCCCCAGGTCGTCTTCGACCTCGGCGTGCCGCTCCTCGGCATCTGCTACGGCCTCCAGTACCTCGCCAAGGCCCTGGGCGGCCGGGTGGGGCGGGCGCCCCAGCGCGAGTACGGCCGCGCGCCCGTGAAGATCGAGGCGGCCTCGCCGCTCTTCGAGGGCTTCGACGTCGGCGAGAGCTGCGACGTGTGGATGAGCCACGGCGATCGGGTGGAGGAGCTGCCCCCGGGCTTCCGCGCCATCGCGGCCTCGCCGTCCTCGCCGCTCGCCGCCGTCGCCCACGTGGAGAAGCCGATCTTCGGCGTGCAGTTCCACCCGGAGGTCCACCACTCGGCCCGCGGTAAGGAGATCCTCCAGAACTTCCTCCGGATCTCCGGCTGTACGGGCCAGTGGAACATGGCCTCGTTCTCCAAGACCCTGGTCGAGCAGATCCGCGCCCAGGTCGGCTCGGGCAAGGTGATCTGCGCGCTCTCCGGCGGCGTCGACTCCGCCGTGACCGCGCTCCTCATCCACAAGGCCATCGGCGACCAGCTCCACTGCATCTTCGTGGACCACGGCCTGCTGCGGAAGGGCGAGCGCGAGCAGGTGCGCGAGGTCTTCCAGGATCGCTTCCACGTCCCGCTCGAGGTCATCGACGCGAGGGCCCGCTTCCTCGGCAAGCTCGACGGCGTCACCGACCCGGAGCGCAAGCGCAAGATCATCGGCCACGAGTTCATCGAGGTCTTCGACGAGGCCGCCAAGCGCGTCGGCGACGCGAAGTTCCTCGCCCAGGGCACCGTGTACCCCGACGTGATCGAGTCGATCTCGTTCAAGGGTCCGTCCGCCACCATCAAGAGCCACCACAACGTGGGCGGCCTCCCCGAGAAGATGAACCTCGCCCTGGTCGAGCCGCTGCGCGAGCTCTTCAAGGACGAGGTCCGCGAGCTCGGCCGCGAGCTCGGCATGCCCGAGCACATCGTGAACCGGCAGCCCTTCCCGGGGCCGGGCCTCGCGATCCGCTGCCTGGGCGGGCTCACCGACGAGCGCCTCGAGACCCTGCGCGAGGCCGACGCCATCGTGCGCGAGGAGGTCGCCGCCGCCGGCCTCCACGACCGGATCTGGCAGGCGTTCGCGGTGCTGCTCCCCGTGCGCTCCGTGGGCGTCATGGGCGACGAGCGCACCTACGACGAGACCTGCGCCATCCGCGCGGTGGACTCCGTGGACGCCATGACCGCCGACTGGTCGCGGCTCCCCCACGAGCTCCTCGCCAAGATGTCCACCCGCATCTGCAACGAGGTGAAGGGCATCAACCGCGTCGTCTACGACATCTCGTCCAAGCCTCCCGCCACCATCGAGTGGGAGTAG